The Engystomops pustulosus chromosome 1, aEngPut4.maternal, whole genome shotgun sequence genome has a window encoding:
- the OXA1L gene encoding mitochondrial inner membrane protein OXA1L isoform X2, with product MMRNRCVYHRCPATSRLRKVRTIGTHQLLVFTNVRLQSTVATAASQIPVVSEAQVTSPPPLPIPEASLPPPISEVAPTVIEAVSQAEQSLVDLGLGGYSPVGLIQNFLEILHVNVGLPWWGAIVTGTVLARVLVFPLIVKGQREAAKLNNHMPQMTALTTRMNEAKRSGNKFEFSKAYSDLTLYQKKHDVNPLRGFLVPLVQAPIFISFFVALRQMSYLPVPSMQTGGLWWFADLTAADPYYILPLVVTSSMWAVLELGAESGINNPNLKIMKTVFRVMPLVILPLTINFPTAVFTYWVTSNFFSIAQVAFLRIPAVRTKLRIPEQIKHDASVLPNQDGFVKSLKNGWKNAQLAQQLEDREHRIKHHLDIAAKGPLRQTFAQNPLQQREKTPVSPRKPKAKPWQDTIG from the exons ATGATGCGGAACCGCTGCGTG TATCACAGATGCCCAGCTACATCTCGTCTGCGCAAGGTTCGGACCATCGGTACTCATCAACTGCTGGTCTTCACAAATGTCCGCCTCCAAAGCACTGTGGCCACAGCTGCAAGTCAG ATCCCTGTTGTCTCAGAGGCACAGGTAACATCACCTCCTCCCCTTCCTATCCCAGAAGCTAGCCTTCCACCACCAATCTCAGAAGTTGCACCCACAGTGATAGAAGCTGTTTCTCAGGCAGAACAATCTTTGGTCGATTTGGGACTTGGAGGATACAGTCCTGTTGGATTGATCCAGAACTTCTTGGAAATATTACATGTGAATGTAGGCCTTCCATGGTGGGGGGCTATTGTGACAG GCACAGTCCTAGCACGTGTTCTAGTTTTTCCTCTAATAGTGAAAGGACAAAGAGAAGCGGCAAAACTGAATAACCACATGCCTCAAATGACTGCCTTGACAACACGAATGAACGAAGCCAAGCGTTCAGGCAACAAGTTTGAAT TTTCCAAAGCATATTCTGACCTCACACTCTACCAGAAGAAACATGATGTAAATCCCCTCCGTGGATTTTTGGTGCCTCTGGTGCAG GCCCCAATATTTATCTCCTTTTTTGTGGCTCTGAGACAGATGTCCTATCTTCCTGTTCCAAGCATGCAAACTGGTGGTCTCTGGTGGTTTGCGGACCTAACAGCAGCCGATCCATATTATATCCTGCCACTAGTAGTCACTTCCAGCATGTGGGCAGTTCTAGAG CTTGGAGCAGAGTCTGGAATAAATAACCCCAACCTCAAAATCATGAAGACCGTTTTTCGTGTTATGCCACTTGTGATTTTACCTCTTACCATCAACTTCCCCACC GCAGTTTTCACGTATTGGGTGACTTCAAACTTTTTCTCTATAGCCCAAGTGGCTTTCCTAAGAATTCCAGCTGTTCGAACAAAGCTGAGGATACCAGAGCAAATCAAGCATGATGCATCTGTCCTCCCCAACCAAGATGGCTTTGTAAAAAGCCTGAAAAATG GATGGAAGAATGCACAGTTGGCTCAGCAACTGGAGGACAGAGAACACCGAATTAAACATCACCTGGACATTGCAGCAAAAG GACCACTGCGACAGACCTTTGCTCAAAATCCTTTACAGCAACGGGAGAAAACGCCTGTATCTCCAAGAAAACCGAAAGCAAAACCCTGGCAAGACACAATCGGATAA
- the OXA1L gene encoding mitochondrial inner membrane protein OXA1L isoform X1, which yields MAAISMEAACRAVLGRRLQNVWRVAEVAERQYHRCPATSRLRKVRTIGTHQLLVFTNVRLQSTVATAASQIPVVSEAQVTSPPPLPIPEASLPPPISEVAPTVIEAVSQAEQSLVDLGLGGYSPVGLIQNFLEILHVNVGLPWWGAIVTGTVLARVLVFPLIVKGQREAAKLNNHMPQMTALTTRMNEAKRSGNKFEFSKAYSDLTLYQKKHDVNPLRGFLVPLVQAPIFISFFVALRQMSYLPVPSMQTGGLWWFADLTAADPYYILPLVVTSSMWAVLELGAESGINNPNLKIMKTVFRVMPLVILPLTINFPTAVFTYWVTSNFFSIAQVAFLRIPAVRTKLRIPEQIKHDASVLPNQDGFVKSLKNGWKNAQLAQQLEDREHRIKHHLDIAAKGPLRQTFAQNPLQQREKTPVSPRKPKAKPWQDTIG from the exons ATGGCAGCCATCAGTATGGAAGCCGCATGCCGGGCAGTGCTGGGGCGAAGGTTACAAAATGTCTGGAGGGTTGCAGAAGTCGCCGAGCGCCAG TATCACAGATGCCCAGCTACATCTCGTCTGCGCAAGGTTCGGACCATCGGTACTCATCAACTGCTGGTCTTCACAAATGTCCGCCTCCAAAGCACTGTGGCCACAGCTGCAAGTCAG ATCCCTGTTGTCTCAGAGGCACAGGTAACATCACCTCCTCCCCTTCCTATCCCAGAAGCTAGCCTTCCACCACCAATCTCAGAAGTTGCACCCACAGTGATAGAAGCTGTTTCTCAGGCAGAACAATCTTTGGTCGATTTGGGACTTGGAGGATACAGTCCTGTTGGATTGATCCAGAACTTCTTGGAAATATTACATGTGAATGTAGGCCTTCCATGGTGGGGGGCTATTGTGACAG GCACAGTCCTAGCACGTGTTCTAGTTTTTCCTCTAATAGTGAAAGGACAAAGAGAAGCGGCAAAACTGAATAACCACATGCCTCAAATGACTGCCTTGACAACACGAATGAACGAAGCCAAGCGTTCAGGCAACAAGTTTGAAT TTTCCAAAGCATATTCTGACCTCACACTCTACCAGAAGAAACATGATGTAAATCCCCTCCGTGGATTTTTGGTGCCTCTGGTGCAG GCCCCAATATTTATCTCCTTTTTTGTGGCTCTGAGACAGATGTCCTATCTTCCTGTTCCAAGCATGCAAACTGGTGGTCTCTGGTGGTTTGCGGACCTAACAGCAGCCGATCCATATTATATCCTGCCACTAGTAGTCACTTCCAGCATGTGGGCAGTTCTAGAG CTTGGAGCAGAGTCTGGAATAAATAACCCCAACCTCAAAATCATGAAGACCGTTTTTCGTGTTATGCCACTTGTGATTTTACCTCTTACCATCAACTTCCCCACC GCAGTTTTCACGTATTGGGTGACTTCAAACTTTTTCTCTATAGCCCAAGTGGCTTTCCTAAGAATTCCAGCTGTTCGAACAAAGCTGAGGATACCAGAGCAAATCAAGCATGATGCATCTGTCCTCCCCAACCAAGATGGCTTTGTAAAAAGCCTGAAAAATG GATGGAAGAATGCACAGTTGGCTCAGCAACTGGAGGACAGAGAACACCGAATTAAACATCACCTGGACATTGCAGCAAAAG GACCACTGCGACAGACCTTTGCTCAAAATCCTTTACAGCAACGGGAGAAAACGCCTGTATCTCCAAGAAAACCGAAAGCAAAACCCTGGCAAGACACAATCGGATAA